From a region of the Macrobrachium nipponense isolate FS-2020 chromosome 3, ASM1510439v2, whole genome shotgun sequence genome:
- the LOC135222063 gene encoding zinc finger protein 148-like: MSVREGTRRKKISVRHMLGTWEGKIEGCNCPSCKEYDEDQVLSGINKSPTKGAQKSVKGSKTVSKKTVIKVKTTKVVVDVGTADVFGKKHYNKKIPLKKCDNTNFLQDFERGEECNRNDSDRKPLEVRYDYKLNDKSISRASEPLPLDVSEFQSYCNNIQETDDSNATEKESAFRKDINLKREKLEESVHQVNSRQKMIILSSNQKVQSKVKQNYEDPPGDVIQIKQEPDDFLSDDEDFERDDSERLPSDETIIDSRVRKRARMVTAEIENIYAKPRMVFTGKGVVKKIEPGLDKTPKSRRGRKPSKNLSPVKVKQEPKDPEENEDSDLDQLQKALTEAAENIDVGDDFIDALNEFDEEPQEVKVKKKTRFKMFKRVDSDGDKYIECNMCFKMLKESSMKQHYKTHTGEKPHTCDECDARFTRKGDVERHKRLVHKTQKPFKCRKCKRNFSDIKNLKLHLQNHDKAIYYACNTCRFKFGKREYYENHIRYIHPLPDGTMPLFGDVDHDIALEQLQEIENEEKKEKQEKEGKSRVESVYPIKSELETLDNGGENDAAEITVTENAEEHPKLRTPDKGSVQKAPTDNTQDLQNVEVSGNVSSDTSSVKNRSQGGTNITVSKGTLSFTQTVSDMGTQDEDLVNKVIADAVNQAANTIERLQTVAGANMSGNYIDLDDDEEEDLMDDDEFQDILDSGGYDIIPVTEQKSFEQPSEIHISACVGGQKKKFIIQIPAGSNFNVQTPDGMEMIVSIVNQLCGGKGELDGPVEVVMQNSGTRTIFD, encoded by the coding sequence ATGTCTGTACGGGAAGGGACAAGACGGAAAAAGATTTCTGTGCGTCATATGCTAGGAACATGGGAAGGAAAAATTGAGGGGTGCAATTGTCCGTCATGCAAAGAATATGATGAGGATCAAGTATTATCAGGTATCAATAAAAGCCCAACAAAAGGTGCCCAAAAGAGCGTAAAAGGATCAAAGACAGTATCTAAGAAAACTGTTATCAAAGTGAAGACAACCAAAGTTGTGGTTGATGTAGGCACTGCTGATGTTTTTGGAAAAaagcattataataaaaaaattccacttaAAAAATGTGATAATACAAATTTTTTGCAAGATTTTGAAAGAGGTGAGGAATGTAATCGTAATGATAGTGATAGAAAGCCTTTAGAAGTAAGATATGACTATAAGTTGAATGATAAATCCATTTCAAGAGCTTCAGAACCTCTTCCTTTAGATGTAAGTGAATTTCAGAGTTATTGTAACAATATTCAAGAAACTGATGATTCCAATGCAACAGAGAAGGAAAGTGCATTTCGCAAGGATATTAATCTTAAGAGAGAAAAATTGGAAGAAAGTGTACATCAGGTGAACTCGAGACAGAAAATGATTATTTTGTCTTCTAATCAGAAGGTTCAGAGTAAAGTTAAACAAAATTATGAAGACCCCCCAGGAGATGTAATTCAGATTAAGCAAGAGCCAGATGATTTTTTATCAGATGATGAAGACTTTGAGAGAGATGATAGTGAAAGGCTTCCCAGTGATGAGACCATTATAGACTCCAGAGTTAGAAAGAGAGCAAGAATGGTGACAgctgaaatagaaaatatatatgctaAGCCTCGTATGGTTTTCACAGGAAAGGGTGTTGTGAAGAAAATTGAACCAGGTTTAGACAAAACTCCTAAGTCTAGACGTGGAAGGAAGCCCTCTAAGAATCTTTCTCCTGTGAAAGTAAAGCAAGAGCCTAAAGATCCTGAAGAAAATGAAGACAGTGATTTAGATCAACTTCAGAAAGCATTGACAGAAGCAGCCGAAAATATTGATGTGGGAGATGACTTCATTGATGCTCTGAATGAATTTGATGAGGAGCCACAAGAAGTTAAAGTTAAGAAGAAAACCAGATTTAAGATGTTTAAGCGTGTCGATTCTGATGGTGACAAGTATATTGAATGCAATATGTGTTTCAAGATGCTTAAAGAATCATCTATGAAACAACATTATAAAACTCACACTGGAGAAAAGCCTCATACATGTGATGAGTGTGATGCCAGGTTTACTAGAAAAGGAGATGTTGAAAGACACAAAAGGTTAGTACATAAAACTCAGAAGCCTTTTAAATGTAGGAAATGCAAACGAAATTTTTCtgatataaaaaatttgaaacttcatctTCAGAATCATGACAAAGCCATATATTATGCTTGTAATACCTGTAGATTCAAGTTTGGGAAAAGAGAATATTATGAAAATCACATACGATACATTCACCCTCTTCCAGATGGAACTATGCCTCTCTTTGGTGATGTGGATCATGATATTGCCTTAGAACAGCTccaagaaattgaaaatgaagaaaagaaagaaaagcaggaaaaagaagggaaaagcAGAGTTGAGTCTGTATATCCAATTAAAAGTGAATTGGAAACTCTGGATAATGGTGGGGAAAATGATGCTGCAGAAATTACAGTTACCGAAAATGCAGAAGAACATCCTAAGTTAAGGACACCTGACAAGGGCAGTGTCCAAAAAGCTCCAACAGATAACACCCAGGACTTGCAAAATGTTGAAGTAAGTGGCAATGTCAGTTCTGATACATCCAGTGTCAAAAATAGGAGTCAAGGAGGTACAAATATTACAGTTTCGAAGGGCACCTTAAGCTTTACTCAAACTGTATCAGACATGGGAACCCAAGATGAAGATTTGGTAAACAAAGTAATTGCTGATGCGGTAAACCAAGCAGCCAACACTATTGAAAGACTTCAGACAGTTGCTGGAGCAAATATGTCTGGAAATTACATTGAtcttgatgatgatgaagaagaagacttGATGGATGATGATGAATTTCAGGATATCTTAGACTCAGGGGGCTATGATATTATTCCAGTAACAGAGCAAAAGTCGTTTGAACAGCCGTCTGAAATTCACATCAGTGCTTGTGTTGGAGGACAGAAAAAGAAATTTATCATACAAATTCCTGCTGGAAGTAACTTCAATGTCCAAacacctgatggaatggaaatgATTGTAAGCATTGTCAACCAGCTGTGTGGTGGCAAAGGTGAATTAGATGGCCCTGTTGAAGTTGTGATGCAGAATTCAGGCACAAGGACAATCTTTGACTAA